The Haloarcula pelagica genome includes a region encoding these proteins:
- a CDS encoding IS5 family transposase, which translates to MEVLPKSRLLQFVEQAYHLARRAVARYSSKFSKRRYTLHQHIVLVCLKVRKNTTYRMLLDELIEMPRIRRAIDLEELPSPSTLCKAFNRLDMAVWRVLLNLSVSLLPTNGVVGIDASGFDRSHASKHYTKRTKLTIQQLKVTLLVDTRVNAILDVHVTTTRKHDSKIAPSLIKRNTDYVAVLLGDKGYDDQNIRTLARETGVRPLIKHREFSSLHKAWNARLDADLYGQRSQNETVNSRLKRKYGAFVRSRYWWKQFRELVVGCLTHNIDKAV; encoded by the coding sequence ATGGAAGTTCTCCCGAAGTCGCGGTTGCTCCAGTTCGTTGAGCAGGCGTACCACTTGGCTCGGCGAGCTGTTGCCCGCTACTCCTCGAAGTTCTCGAAACGTCGCTACACACTCCACCAACACATCGTCTTGGTCTGCCTCAAAGTTCGGAAGAATACGACGTACCGGATGCTTCTTGACGAACTCATCGAGATGCCCCGGATTCGAAGAGCCATCGATCTTGAGGAACTCCCGTCGCCCTCAACGCTATGCAAAGCGTTCAACCGACTCGATATGGCAGTCTGGCGTGTTCTTCTTAATCTCTCAGTTTCGCTTCTCCCAACCAACGGTGTCGTCGGGATCGACGCTTCCGGGTTCGACCGTAGTCATGCCTCGAAGCACTACACGAAGCGAACGAAGTTGACAATTCAGCAGTTGAAAGTCACGCTTCTCGTGGACACGAGGGTGAATGCTATCCTTGACGTACACGTGACGACAACACGAAAACACGACTCGAAGATCGCGCCGTCGCTCATCAAGCGGAATACCGATTATGTAGCGGTTCTCCTCGGCGACAAAGGATACGATGACCAGAACATTCGCACGTTAGCCCGTGAAACTGGTGTTCGACCGCTCATCAAGCACCGCGAGTTCTCGTCTCTTCACAAAGCGTGGAATGCTCGGTTGGATGCCGATCTTTACGGTCAGCGCAGTCAGAACGAGACGGTGAACTCTCGCCTTAAACGGAAGTACGGTGCGTTCGTCCGCTCACGGTACTGGTGGAAGCAGTTCCGTGAACTCGTTGTCGGCTGTCTCACTCATAACATCGACAAGGCAGTCTGA
- a CDS encoding PAS domain S-box protein codes for MEEDTTPREKDKHGADWYRTLVEEVNDLATVVDSDGTITYVSPAVTRVLGYDPDDLIGHEGYEFVHPEDRERNADALETVLSDPSESKTVEVRFRHADGSWRWIESTMRNRLDDDIIDGILLSSRDITERKEYEAEARELAEEYEALLNNVEDAIFLINVEKREESVRFEFERLSPSYERQTGITTEDVQGQTPRDVFGEEQGAELEANYHRCVNVGEPISYQEALRVDEGARFWQTKLAPVVNDGEITRLIGITRNVTERVERERQLRQQNARLEEFASVVSHDLRNPLNVAQGRATLLDEQVESDHLKPLVRALDRMEAIVEDTLTLARQGDTISETESVSLTDLVGKCWGTVDTEDANIEIVDEMTFEGDPDRLRHVFENLFRNAVEHGGSDVTVRVGCHDEQGIYVEDDGSGIPVEKRDEVFEPGHSSARGGTGFGLTIVKRIVEAHGWELSITDGTDGGARFEIEMAKQKDFA; via the coding sequence ATGGAAGAAGATACGACGCCCCGAGAGAAGGATAAACACGGGGCTGACTGGTATCGGACGCTCGTTGAGGAGGTAAATGATCTCGCAACAGTCGTTGATTCCGACGGGACGATAACCTACGTCAGTCCGGCTGTCACACGGGTGCTCGGCTACGACCCCGACGACTTGATTGGTCATGAAGGATACGAGTTTGTCCATCCCGAGGACCGAGAACGAAACGCCGACGCGCTGGAGACAGTACTCTCGGACCCATCTGAATCCAAGACTGTCGAGGTCCGATTCCGCCACGCCGACGGCTCTTGGCGCTGGATCGAATCCACAATGCGGAATCGACTTGACGACGACATCATCGATGGGATCCTCCTTAGCAGTCGGGATATCACGGAGCGAAAGGAGTACGAGGCCGAAGCCCGGGAACTTGCCGAAGAGTACGAAGCCCTGTTGAACAACGTCGAGGATGCCATCTTTCTCATCAACGTCGAAAAACGAGAGGAGAGTGTCCGATTTGAATTCGAACGCCTCAGTCCCTCCTACGAGCGGCAAACCGGAATTACGACAGAGGACGTACAGGGCCAGACACCGCGTGATGTGTTCGGCGAGGAGCAGGGGGCAGAGTTAGAAGCGAACTACCACCGCTGTGTCAACGTTGGCGAGCCTATCTCGTATCAAGAGGCGCTCCGGGTAGATGAGGGAGCACGTTTCTGGCAGACGAAACTCGCGCCGGTGGTCAATGACGGTGAAATCACGCGCCTGATCGGGATCACTCGGAACGTGACTGAACGCGTCGAACGAGAGCGACAATTACGTCAGCAGAACGCGCGCCTCGAAGAGTTTGCAAGTGTTGTTTCCCACGATTTGCGGAACCCGCTCAACGTCGCACAAGGTCGTGCAACGCTCCTCGACGAGCAGGTCGAAAGTGATCATCTCAAGCCACTTGTCCGAGCGCTCGACCGGATGGAGGCAATCGTTGAGGACACGTTGACGCTTGCTCGTCAGGGCGACACGATTAGCGAAACCGAGTCGGTCAGCCTGACTGACCTCGTCGGGAAGTGCTGGGGGACAGTAGACACGGAGGACGCAAATATCGAGATCGTCGATGAGATGACTTTCGAAGGTGATCCTGATCGGCTACGGCACGTGTTCGAGAACTTGTTCCGCAACGCTGTTGAACACGGCGGGTCCGACGTGACCGTCCGTGTGGGTTGTCACGATGAACAGGGAATCTACGTTGAAGACGATGGGTCAGGAATTCCAGTCGAAAAGCGTGACGAAGTGTTCGAGCCGGGTCATTCGTCAGCACGGGGTGGGACTGGTTTCGGGTTGACCATCGTAAAACGGATTGTGGAAGCCCATGGCTGGGAGTTATCTATAACCGATGGAACCGATGGTGGAGCGCGGTTTGAGATTGAGATGGCGAAGCAGAAAGACTTCGCGTGA